The segment AAATATTCACAGGGGAACCGTGAGATAAGTGACCACCGTGTGATAGATCAAATCCTAATACCGTATCACCAGGCTGCAAGCATGCTAAGAAAACTGCCGCATTGGCTTGTGCACCGGAGTGAGGTTGTACATTGACCCAACTCGCCCCAAAAAGTTCTTTGGCTCTGTCTCTGGCTACGTCTTCGATTTGATCTACTACTTCACAACCGCCATAGTATCTTTTGCCTGGAAGTCCCTCGGCGTATTTGTTGGTTAAGACTGTACCAGCAGCTTCCATAACTTGGGCTGATACAAAGTTCTCAGAAGCAATTAGTTCGATTCCACTTTCTTGTCTTTCTCTTTCTTTTTCGATGAGGTTGAATACGTCAAGGTCTCTCTGCATGATATTATGATTTCGATGAGGCGCAAATTTAGAAGAAGCCCTCTTATTAAGCAAAGAATTGTGCTGTAGGGATGGTGAAAACGCAGAAGAAATATTTCATCCGAAAATTGTGAATCTAGGATTTATGGAGTAGTCTTATGGTTCAATTCGAAAAGGTCGCAGCAGTATAAAACCTATTTGAGAAAAAGTTGATCAGCTATGATTTCTCTCTCTTTATTATCTGATAATATTTTACTTCTATAAGGCATTGGTTTGATGCAATGATTTGGACATGACACCCACAGAAGCAAAATATGGTTTATTGAAAATCGTAAAGGATCCCATCCTACGAATCGATCGATTTGGGTGGGTCAAAGAGTGTCATTATCACCCCACGAGTGATCCAGCATTGATAGCTATTGGTTTTGAGCAAAGAAATATCAGAGATTTTGATTTTCTATTTGATTTGATTCGCTCCGTCGAGCTGTGTTTGCAGACTCAAGAGTCTCAATCTGCCTACTTTACGCTGAACTATCAAAGAGAGAGAAAACACTATGAGGTGTTGATAGAGCCAGATGACGAAGATGAGGTTCTGGCAATTGTCAAAGAAATCACCAAAAAGAAACAACGAGAAAATGAGCTACTGGAGTATTATAATTTACTTCAGAGTATCTATGAGGGAACCTCATCCTCTACGGGCCGAGATTATTTGGATCAATTGACTTACCAATTGTCCAAGGCGATGAAGGCAGATTATACAGCAGTGTGTGTGGTCGATCCTAGAAAGGATGTATTGGAGACAGTGTCAATTAGTTTCAAAGGGAAAAAAGTAGAAAACACTACTTGGAAGATCAACGGTTCTCCTTATGAAGAGGTAATTGCCAATAGTTATCTCGAAATCAAACAGGGATTTAAAAATCGATTTTCAAGGTTTGAATTGAACTACCATCATCTCTTCAATGGGTTTATAGGTGTGCCGCTGTTTTACAACCAGATATACAGTAAGCCAATTGGTTTTATGTTTGCGCTGTATGAACTTCCATTGTTTGAAGGGATTCACAATGAAAAAATCCTCCAGATTTTTTCATCTAGAGCAGCTGCTGAGTTGGAGAGGATAGAGAACCAGCGAAAAATTGAATACAGCGAGGAACGTTTCAAGGCACTCTACAACAATACACCAGCTTATTTTAGTTCGACCAACAAATCGGGCGTGGTGATTGAGGTAGGAGATTACTTTTTAGAAAAAACAGGTTATAGTAGAGGTGATGTAATCGGTAAATGGTCAATTGATTTTTTGACGCCAGCATCCAAAAAATATGCAATCAGAAAAGTGATGCCTAAATTCCTTAAAAAGGGTTATTGTAAGGATGTTGCTTTAGAATTTGTGAAGAAGAACGGTGATATCATGGAAGTGATGTTGTCGGCCACCTTGATCAAGGATCAAGCAGGCAAGTTTGTCAAAACCATCATGAACCTCAATGACGTGACCTTGCTGAGGAAAATTGAGAGGGAGTTGAGGGAAAGTGAAGAGAGGGTCATTCAAGCAGCCAATCGATTCCAGCTTTTATTTGACAACTCGCCAGTGGGGATCATTATTCATACAGCAGGGGTCATCAGACATGTCAATAGCGAGACCATCAGGTTGGCAAGGGGCAACAGTATTTATGACTTCATAGGCAAGACA is part of the Reichenbachiella agarivorans genome and harbors:
- a CDS encoding PAS domain-containing sensor histidine kinase — its product is MKIVKDPILRIDRFGWVKECHYHPTSDPALIAIGFEQRNIRDFDFLFDLIRSVELCLQTQESQSAYFTLNYQRERKHYEVLIEPDDEDEVLAIVKEITKKKQRENELLEYYNLLQSIYEGTSSSTGRDYLDQLTYQLSKAMKADYTAVCVVDPRKDVLETVSISFKGKKVENTTWKINGSPYEEVIANSYLEIKQGFKNRFSRFELNYHHLFNGFIGVPLFYNQIYSKPIGFMFALYELPLFEGIHNEKILQIFSSRAAAELERIENQRKIEYSEERFKALYNNTPAYFSSTNKSGVVIEVGDYFLEKTGYSRGDVIGKWSIDFLTPASKKYAIRKVMPKFLKKGYCKDVALEFVKKNGDIMEVMLSATLIKDQAGKFVKTIMNLNDVTLLRKIERELRESEERVIQAANRFQLLFDNSPVGIIIHTAGVIRHVNSETIRLARGNSIYDFIGKTAMSFVHPESKSAAQARIDKIYETKKAHRNEQKFLCVDGSVIEVEAMGTLIEYEGEPSVQIAFYDISDRKNAERRILERDKELKTLNENLARQNNQLEEFAHIASHNLRAPITNMLSLIKIREADSSEATQQFVWDNLGKTVRNLDETIIELNDVVKTSWELDKQRKTLRFQDVLEKILNSIVDQIAKADAEFDVKFEMSTVFYPKIYLESIIQNLVTNAIKYKKPHERAMIYLRSWEKNGRGYFSIEDNGMGINLEKYGSRLFGLRKTFHSNHDARGVGLFITKAQIESLGGSIFVESTEGVGTKFIVDFGTLKLISTDH